One window of Jannaschia sp. CCS1 genomic DNA carries:
- a CDS encoding DUF805 domain-containing protein yields MDFMTAVKHVLNNYANFSGRARRSEYWWWTLATIIFQVAAQVVVGAVAATGSGLLTAIIGIPVLLAYLAIIIPSIAVAIRRMHDVGRSGWWLLIGFVPVVGFFVLLYWFVQRGTVGSNAWGADPYDA; encoded by the coding sequence ATGGATTTTATGACCGCAGTCAAACACGTGCTGAACAATTACGCCAACTTCTCGGGCCGCGCGCGGCGTTCCGAGTATTGGTGGTGGACATTGGCCACGATCATCTTTCAGGTGGCGGCCCAAGTTGTCGTCGGAGCGGTCGCCGCCACGGGATCAGGCCTTCTGACAGCGATCATCGGCATCCCGGTATTGCTCGCCTATCTCGCCATCATCATTCCATCCATCGCGGTAGCCATCCGCCGGATGCATGATGTTGGTCGTTCGGGTTGGTGGTTGCTGATCGGCTTTGTCCCGGTCGTCGGCTTCTTCGTACTTCTGTACTGGTTTGTGCAGCGCGGCACCGTCGGCTCCAACGCCTGGGGCGCTGATCCCTACGACGCGTAA
- the plsY gene encoding glycerol-3-phosphate 1-O-acyltransferase PlsY: protein MPLIETSALLLGLTALLAYLLGSVPFGIMMARLFGLGDLRSVGSGNIGATNVLRTGNKLAAFLTLVLDAGKGAIAVFLARALLGEDAAQLAGFAAFLGHCFPVFLGFKGGKGVATFLGTLLALAWPIGLAACAIWAITAAVFRMSSLAALVAAALSPLAAFTLGLPSAVVFCAALATLIFLRHRGNISRIAKGQEPKIGKTS, encoded by the coding sequence ATCCCACTGATTGAAACCTCCGCACTTCTTCTGGGGCTGACGGCGCTGCTGGCCTATCTGCTTGGGTCCGTGCCGTTTGGCATCATGATGGCACGTCTCTTTGGGTTGGGGGATCTGCGCAGCGTCGGCTCGGGCAACATCGGGGCCACGAATGTTTTGCGCACCGGCAACAAGCTGGCGGCATTTCTGACCTTGGTGCTGGATGCCGGAAAAGGCGCGATCGCGGTATTTTTGGCGCGCGCGCTGTTGGGCGAAGATGCCGCACAACTTGCGGGCTTCGCGGCGTTTCTGGGCCACTGCTTCCCCGTGTTTCTGGGCTTTAAAGGCGGCAAAGGTGTGGCAACGTTCCTTGGCACGCTCTTGGCGCTCGCCTGGCCAATTGGGCTGGCCGCTTGTGCGATCTGGGCGATAACCGCGGCGGTCTTCCGGATGTCATCCCTCGCGGCTCTGGTCGCGGCGGCACTCAGCCCCTTGGCCGCGTTTACCCTGGGTCTGCCCTCGGCGGTGGTCTTCTGCGCCGCGCTGGCCACGCTGATCTTCCTTCGCCACAGGGGGAACATTTCCCGCATCGCCAAGGGCCAGGAACCCAAGATTGGCAAGACATCCTGA